A region from the Flavobacteriales bacterium genome encodes:
- a CDS encoding ATP-binding cassette domain-containing protein, giving the protein MSAEPIIELRSARIFQRENLILNNVDLTVYKGEFIYLIGRTGTGKSSLMRTLYGDLHLNEGEGHCCGFDLRKLKRSQVPYLRRKIGIVFQDFQLLTDRSVMANLQFVMKATGWKDAKLIDLRIQEVLDRVGLGNKGYKLPHELSGGEQQRVSIARALVNDPELLLADEPTGNLDPETTEGILDLMMEISRSGRAVIMATHDYTHMKKFGNRVVKCEDGKLLEMGATVV; this is encoded by the coding sequence ATGTCCGCCGAACCGATCATCGAGCTGCGCAGCGCCCGCATCTTCCAACGCGAGAACCTCATCCTCAACAACGTGGACCTCACGGTGTACAAGGGCGAGTTCATCTACCTAATCGGCCGCACGGGCACCGGCAAGAGCAGCTTGATGCGCACGCTCTACGGCGACCTCCACCTGAACGAAGGCGAAGGCCATTGCTGCGGCTTCGACCTGCGGAAGCTCAAACGCTCGCAAGTGCCCTACCTCCGGAGGAAGATCGGCATCGTGTTCCAGGACTTCCAACTGCTCACCGACCGCAGCGTGATGGCGAACCTGCAGTTCGTGATGAAAGCGACCGGCTGGAAGGACGCCAAGCTCATCGACCTGCGCATCCAGGAAGTGCTGGACCGTGTGGGGCTGGGCAACAAGGGCTACAAACTGCCGCACGAACTGAGCGGAGGCGAGCAGCAGCGCGTGAGCATTGCCCGCGCCTTGGTGAACGACCCCGAACTCCTGCTGGCCGACGAACCCACCGGCAACCTGGACCCCGAGACCACCGAAGGCATCCTTGACCTGATGATGGAGATCAGCCGTAGCGGCCGCGCCGTCATTATGGCCACGCACGACTACACGCACATGAAGAAGTTCGGCAACCGCGTGGTGAAGTGCGAGGACGGAAAGCTTTTGGAGATGGGAGCGACGGTGGTTTGA